In Electrophorus electricus isolate fEleEle1 chromosome 1, fEleEle1.pri, whole genome shotgun sequence, a single window of DNA contains:
- the tbl3 gene encoding transducin beta-like protein 3 produces the protein MAGNTLRFKTNYAVSSKIEPFYKGGKVQISNDEQYIFCTCGPRVNVLQISTGKIVHSFEQDDQEDITSFSLSPDDEVLVTASKALMLKQWAWKQDKCTRSWRAIHNVPVASMAFDCTSTLLATGGCDSTIKIWDVVKQYCTHNLKCSSGVVHLVQFHPDINLLQLFSSSVDCGICIWDLRTSKRVCVLESHFSLVTSLAFSLDGHTLISSGRDKICTVWDLKERTVKRTVPVYEAVEGVIVLPENKDYSQLGVKSPELHFVTAGSKGVLRVWHCSSARCVFAQTPTATAPLGLVHCLLMARSARIAAVTAEHNVLLYQLPYLSMQQQFVGYNDDVLDVKFLGKEDTHIVVATNSSQLKVFDLATSSCQILYGHTDTVLSLDVFKKCSMFASCAKDNCVKVWRMDSETGIVRCVAQGQGHCNAVGSVSCSRLKKNFLVSGSQDCTIKVWDLPAVFPAVGSEPAKLITRITEKAHGKDVNSMAVSPNDKLLASGSQDRTAKLWSLADMSLLGVFQGHRRGIWCVQFSPVDQVLATASADGTVKLWGLHDFSCLKTFEGHDASVLKIIFVSRGTQLVSGGSDGLVKLWTIKTNECVKTFDAHQDKVWALHSSSRDDLVVSGSADSTITVWKDITEEELAEEQSKQEDQILKQQELSNLLHEKKYLKALGIAISLDQPHTALQVIKEIRQAEEGTRQLEKTLLRLRQDQKESLLRYCVVWNTNARNCLDAQAVLQVLLTHLSPEELLQLQGVRTHLEGLIPYTERHMQRVGRLLQASMFLDYMWRQMRVAGCGTSEELRVEEMDTSPRECFIIDKRPELEKRTVTTHGQEDEDDYSQESVGANGSRDVSEDEESVGAAKGASAPRPWLRKESGPNRPKTTGHEVLSESSEEDDDDDDVMEISTRCPPTQVAAPTSCILTEAS, from the exons ATGGCTGGCAACACTCTCCGGTTCAAAACGAA CTATGCTGTTTCCAGCAAGATCGAGCCGTTCTACAAGGGGGGGAAAGTACAG ATAAGTAACGATGAACAGTACATCTTTTGCACTTGTGGGCCACGGGTCAACGTTTTGCAAATTTCTACAGGCAAAATTGTCCACAGTTTTGAACAG GATGATCAAGAAGATATTACCTCGTTCTCCCTCAGTCCAGATGATGAG GTACTGGTGACAGCCAGCAAGGCTCTGATGCTGAAGCAGTGGGCCTGGAAGCAGGACAAGTGCACCCGCTCCTGGAGGGCCATTCACAACGTGCCGGTGGCTAGCATGGCTTTCGACTGCACCTCAACTCTGCTAGCCACAG GTGGTTGTGATAGCACTATAAAGATATGGGATGTAGTGAAACAGTACTGCACACACAATCTGAAATGCTCATCTGGTGTTGTTCA CTTGGTTCAGTTCCATCCGGACATCAACCTGCTGCAGCTCTTCTCCTCGTCTGTGGACTGCGGCATCTGCATCTGGGACCTGCGCACCAGCAAGCGCGTCTGTGTTCTGGAGAGCCACTTCAGCCTGGTCACCTCTCTGGCCTTCTCCCTGGACGGCCACACTCTGATCAG TTCTGGCCGTGACAAAATCTGCACAGTGTGGGACCtgaaagagagaacagtgaaAAGGACCGTCCCTGTGTATGAG GCTGTGGAGGGTGTCATCGTTCTCCCCGAGAATAAAGATTACTCTCAGCTTGGAGTGAAAAGCCCTGAGCTGCACTTTGTCACTGCGGGCAGTAAAG GTGTGCTGAGGGTGTGGCACTGCAGCTCGGCGCGCTGCGTGTTCGCGCAGACCCCCACCGCCACCGCGCCTCTGGGCCTGGTGCACTGCCTGCTCATGGCCCGCAGCGCACGGATCGCCGCGGTCACCGCCGAGCACAACGTCCTGCTGTACCAGCTGCCCTACCTGAGCATGCAGCAGCAG TTTGTGGGCTACAACGATGATGTCCTGGATGTGAAGTTCCTGGGGAAAGAGGACACCCACATAGTTGTGGCCACCAACAGCTCACAGCTGAAGGTGTTTGACCTGGCCACTAGCAGCTGCCAAATCCTCTACGGACACACAG aCACTGTCCTGTCTCTGGATGTGTTCAAGAAATGCTCCATGTTTGCAAGCTGTGCCAAG GACAACTGTGTGAAAGTGTGGAGGATGGACTCTGAGACGGGTATCGTGCGGTGTGTGGCCCAGGGCCAGGGTCACTGCAATGCTGTGGGCTCCGTTTCCTGTTCCAG GTTAAAGAAGAACTTCCTGGTATCTGGGAGTCAGGACTGCACTATTAAAGTGTGGGATCTGCCTGCTGTGTTTCCCGCCGTTGGCAGTGAGCCAGCCAAGCTCATCACTCGGATAACGGAGAAGGCTCACGGCAAG GATGTAAACAGCATGGCGGTCTCGCCTAACGATAAGCTGCTGGCGTCTGGCTCTCAGGACCGCACGGCTAAGCTGTGGTCCCTGGCAGACATGAGCCTGCTCGGGGTCTTCCAGGGCCACCGCCGGGGCATCTGGTGCGTCCAGTTCTCCCCAGTGGACCAAGTGCTGGCTACGGCCTCGGCCGACGGCACAGTCAAGCTCTGGGGTCTCCACGACTTCAGCTGCCTCAAG ACGTTTGAAGGACACGATGCCTCTGTGTTGAAGATCATTTTTGTCAGTCGAGGAACTCAGCTAGTTTCTGG CGGGTCTGATGGCCTTGTGAAGCTCTGGACAATCAAGACCAATGAATGCGTGAAGACGTTCGATGCTCACCAGGACAAAGTGTGGGCTCtgcacagcagcagcagggacgACCTAGTGGTGAGCGGCTCTGCCGACTCCACCATCACCGTCTGGAAG GACATCACGGAGGAGGAGCTGGCCGAGGAACAGTCTAAGCAGGAAGATCAGATCCTGAA GCAGCAGGAGCTGTCCAATCTGCTCCACGAGAAGAAATACCTGAAGGCCCTGGGTATCGCCATCTCCCTGGATCAGCCCCACACTGCCCTGCAGGTCATCAAAG AGATCCGGCAGGCAGAGGAGGGCACCCGGCAGCTGGAGAAGACCCTGCTTCGACTCCGACAGGACCAGAAGG agtcTCTGCTGCGCTACTGCGTGGTTTGGAACACGAACGCGCGGAACTGCCTGGACGCGCAGGCCGTGCTGCAGGTGCTGCTCACCCACCTGAGCCCAGAGGAGCTGCTACAGTTGCAGGGGGTGCGCACTCACCTGGAGGGCCTCATCCCCTACACCG AAAGACACATGCAGAGAGTGGGCCGTCTGCTCCAGGCCTCCATGTTCCTGGATTACATGTGGCGGCAGATGCGAGTGGCAGGATGCGGGACCAG TGAGGAGCTGAGAGTGGAAGAGATGGACACCAGTCCTCGGGAATGTTTCATAATAGACAAGCGGCCCGAGCTGGAGAAACGTACTGTAACGACCCATGGGCAGGAGGACGAGGACGACTACAGCCAGGAGTCGGTGGGGGCAAACGGCAGCAGAGACGTGTCCGAGGACGAAGAAAGCGTCGGTGCTGCTAAGGGCGCCAGCGCGCCTAGGCCATGGCTCAGGAAAGAGAGCGGGCCAAACAGACCCAAAACCACGGGCCACGAGGTCCTCTCGGAGAGCTcggaggaggatgatgatgatgatgatgtcatggaAATTTCCACAAGATGCCCGCCCACCCAGGTTGCAGCTCCCACTTCCTGCATACTGACAGAGGCAAGTTAA
- the LOC113577889 gene encoding protein SCO1 homolog, mitochondrial has protein sequence MLAVGAMATLSLGLQRLGCSMFRPASLHKCVSSRGIHSLARTTGRTYPELPRLALLCRTRFPNVRSLTSVPPPPSSRGSSSPDKKSGPVTWKSLAVTLALGGTLLLGMKFLKNEREQMIERERTKSLGKPALGGSFVLIDHNGMPSKSEDFLGQWVLIYFGFTHCPDICPDELEKMITVVDEIDSIKTLPDLTPILITIDPERDTPKALAEYVKEFSPKLIGLTGTVEQVEQVSRAYRVYYSQGPRDEDNDYIVDHTIIMYLVGPDAKFVDYYGQNKKAAEISSSIASHMRKLRKAN, from the exons ATGCTGGCGGTGGGAGCCATGGCCACACTCTCTCTAGGTCTGCAGAGACTGGGATGCTCCATGTTTAGACCAGCCAGTCTCCATAAGTGTGTCTCCAGCCGTGGCATTCACAGTCTGGCTCGCACCACAGGACGCACATATCCAGAGCTG CCGAGACTTGCGCTTCTGTGCAGAACACGATTTCCGAATGTAAGATCTCTGACGTCCGTTCCTCCACCGCCCTCGTCCAGAGGGAGCAGCTCTCCCGATAAGAAGTCTGGC CCAGTAACATGGAAGTCTCTTGCTGTCACACTTGCCTTGGGTGGAACTCTTCTTTTGGGGATGAAATTCcttaaaaatgagagagagcaaa tgattgagagagaaagaacaaagtCTTTGGGGAAACCAGCTCTTGGAGGCTCATTCGTTCTTATTGATCACAACGGCATGCCTTCAAAAAGTGAAGACTTCCTCGGCCAGTGGGTGCTGATCTATTTCGGGTTCACGCATTGTCCAGACATCTGTCCTGATGAACTGGAGAAGATGATCACAGTCGTGGATGAGATTG ACAGTATAAAGACGCTCCCAGATTTAACACCAATTCTGATCACAATCGATCCAGAGAGAGATACACCAAAGGCTTTGGCAGAATATGTGAAAG AGTTTTCGCCAAAGCTGATAGGCTTGACAGGAACAGTTGAACAAGTCGAACAGGTTTCCAGAGCCTACAGAGTATACTACAGCCAGGGCCCACGAGATGAAGACAACGACTATATT GTTGATCATACCATCATTATGTACCTGGTGGGCCCAGATGCCAAGTTTGTGGACTACTATGGACAGAACAAGAAAGCAGCTGAGATCTCCTCCTCCATTGCTTCACACATGAGGAAACTAAGGAAGGCCAATTAG
- the noxo1a gene encoding NADPH oxidase organizer 1a, translating to MEEKRYPVSVRLLGVMHKETSKLYMTSVLWSDQSEVIVYRKLEDFKTLHKQLKKKYLSSNPFKNSERILPKFKADRGRASGQAKLLNRSVLRLKSLEAYCAELLSSHERISKGAELTQFLLPRADDLKPEFARNSVIIMPSEDPLNRTDLRRSDMGVTQPFVTETYRCIAPYETKDTKNRPFKVDMDELVDVLIKDKGGWWLVENEAKCIAWFPAPYLEKADVDGEDNDRADSESDLYVVTRNYKSMNPDELSVQIGSVVEVLQKSNNGWWFIRYNHKVGYIPSMYLQPYSNPRVRMIPGQLEIHGSSLFLAQPQIAGHELNLSQTNLQLPTAALRPADKAKSRSVEMLHMARPGPTAQWALPTIEVQLSDQGRSRSLTGSSENSETSFSDDSSSACSNSFNGGVPDVHRSVTPTPVSSKCLSPDSDAEGRLMASTSDPGLFKFSRMPKVPPRPQAQEILQRCTTVTRKNASKNQLSL from the exons ATGGAAGAGAAGAGATATCCCGTAAGCGTTCGCCTTTTAGGAGTGATGCACAAGGAGACGAGCAAA TTGTACATGACCTCTGTTCTTTGGTCAGATCAAAGCGAAGTCATCGTCTACAGAAAGCTTGAAGACTTCAAAACATTGCat AAAcaactaaagaaaaaatatttatcatcaAATCCATTCAAAAATTCTGAAAGAATTCTTCCCAAGTTCAAAG CTGATAGGGGGAGGGCAAGCGGCCAGGCGAAGCTCTTGAACAGGTCCGTTCTGAGGCTGAAGTCGCTTGAGGCCTACTGCGCCGAGCTGCTGAGTAGCCATGAGCGCATCTCCAAAGGCGCGGAGCTCACTCAGTTTCTGCTTCCCAGGGCAGATGATTTAAAACCTGAATTTGCACGGAACAG CGTTATAATCATGCCGTCGGAAGACCCGCTGAACAGGACGGACCTGAGAAGGTCCGACATGGGCGTCACCCAGCCGTTTGTAACCGAGACGTACCGCTGCATTGCTCCCTACGAAACTAAGGACACGAAGAACCGTCCCTTCAAAGTAGACATGGATGAGCTTGTAGACGTGCTTATCAAGGACAAAGGAG GATGGTGGCTGGTGGAGAACGAAGCTAAGTGCATTGCCTGGTTTCCCGCTCCTTACCTGGAGAAAGCTGACGTTGATGGCGAAGACAATGACCGGGCAGATAGTGAAA GTGACCTCTACGTTGTCACCAGAAATTACAAATCCATGAACCCAGATGAGCTGTCTGTGCAGATCGGCTCTGTGGTGGAGGTGCTTCAGAAGTCCAATAATGGGTGGTGGTTTATCAG GTACAACCACAAGGTGGGCTACATCCCTTCCATGTACCTGCAGCCATACAGCAATCCACGGGTGCGTATGATCCCAGGCCAGCTGGAGATACACGGCTCCTCCTTATTCCTGGCTCAGCCGCAGATCGCGGGGCACGAGCTGAACCTCTCGCAGACTAACCTGCAACTGCCCACTGCCGCCCTGCGTCCCGCCGACAAGGCCAAGTCCCGCTCGGTCGAAATGCTGCACATGGCCCGGCCTGGCCCGACGGCCCAGTGGGCGCTGCCTACCATCGAGGTGCAGCTCTCAGACCAGGGCAGATCCAGGAGCCTGACCGGCTCCAGCGAGAACAGCGAGACCAGCTTCAGCGACGACAGCAGCTCTGCATGCAGCAACTCCTTCAACGGCGGAGTCCCAGACGTCCATCGGAGTGTCACGCCGACGCCCGTGTCGAGCAAGTGTCTGAGCCCTGACAGCGACGCCGAGGGCAGACTGATGGCAAGCACATCAGACCCCGGCTTGTTCAAGTTCTCTAGGATGCCCAAAGTGCCTCCAAGGCCCCAGGCACAAGAGATCCTCCAGCGCTGCACCACCGTCACCCGCAAAAACGCTTCCAAGAACCAGCTGTCCCTGTAA